The following proteins are co-located in the Deltaproteobacteria bacterium genome:
- a CDS encoding succinate dehydrogenase/fumarate reductase iron-sulfur subunit, which produces METVLRIFRGDGTTGAFRDYTVPLHEGMVVLDAVHWVQAHQASDLACRWNCKAGRCGSCSAEVNGKPRLMCMTRMDHFPPGEAITLAPMKAFPVMKDLVCDVSWNYGVNKRVPAFQPRPPEPDGTWRMQQVDIDRVQEFRKCIECFLCQDVCHVLRDHDRKDRFAGPRFLVRLAGLEMHPLDVASRTAHLKEEAGIGFCNITKCCTEVCPESIHITDNAIIPLKERVVDDFYDPLRRLWRRLRGTS; this is translated from the coding sequence ATGGAAACGGTGCTGAGGATCTTCCGCGGCGACGGGACGACAGGCGCCTTCCGCGACTACACCGTCCCGCTTCACGAGGGGATGGTCGTGCTCGACGCCGTCCACTGGGTACAGGCCCACCAGGCGAGCGACCTCGCCTGCCGGTGGAACTGCAAGGCCGGGCGGTGCGGCTCGTGCAGCGCCGAGGTGAACGGCAAGCCGCGGCTCATGTGCATGACGCGGATGGACCACTTCCCGCCTGGCGAGGCGATCACGCTGGCGCCCATGAAGGCGTTCCCGGTCATGAAGGATCTCGTGTGCGACGTGTCCTGGAACTACGGGGTGAACAAGCGTGTCCCGGCGTTCCAGCCGCGGCCGCCCGAGCCCGACGGCACCTGGCGCATGCAGCAGGTCGACATCGATCGGGTGCAGGAGTTTCGCAAGTGCATCGAATGCTTCCTCTGCCAGGACGTGTGTCACGTGCTCCGCGACCACGACCGCAAGGATCGCTTCGCGGGCCCCCGCTTCCTCGTCCGTCTGGCGGGCCTCGAGATGCACCCGCTCGACGTCGCCTCGCGCACCGCTCACCTCAAGGAGGAGGCCGGGATCGGTTTCTGCAACATCACGAAGTGCTGCACGGAGGTCTGCCCCGAGTCGATCCACATCACCGACAATGCCATCATCCCGCTGAAGGAACGCGTCGTGGACGACTTCTACGACCCGCTGCGCCGCCTCTGGCGCCGGCTCCGGGGCACGTCCTGA
- a CDS encoding succinate dehydrogenase, translated as MAAVPAELRRTGFAATERRDAWWLAPLVQGLVLAVLIAYANWAALQNANYRWGGYLSPLYSPLITVDWLPLPPSLLILLPPVLFRATCYYYRKAYYRSYFLDPPACAVGELRGARYRGETAFPLVLQNLHRYLFYITFLYLPFLWSDVVHAANFGGSFGVGLGTLVILANTTALTLYSFSCHSARHLLGGGLDCFSCSAGARARHAAWKGASALNARHMLFAWMSFFTVCSADLYVRLVASGVIHDMRLL; from the coding sequence ATGGCTGCTGTGCCTGCAGAGCTCCGGCGCACGGGCTTCGCCGCCACGGAGCGGCGCGACGCGTGGTGGCTGGCGCCCCTCGTCCAGGGCCTGGTCCTCGCGGTGCTCATCGCCTACGCCAACTGGGCTGCGTTGCAGAACGCCAACTACCGGTGGGGAGGCTACCTCTCGCCCCTCTACTCGCCACTGATCACCGTCGACTGGCTCCCGCTGCCGCCGTCGTTGCTGATCCTCCTGCCGCCGGTGCTCTTCCGTGCGACGTGCTATTACTACCGCAAGGCCTACTACCGCTCCTACTTTCTCGACCCGCCCGCCTGCGCGGTCGGCGAGCTGCGCGGCGCCCGCTACCGGGGCGAGACCGCCTTTCCGCTCGTCCTCCAGAACCTCCACCGCTACCTCTTCTACATCACGTTCCTCTACCTCCCCTTCCTGTGGAGCGACGTGGTCCATGCCGCGAACTTCGGCGGCTCCTTCGGGGTCGGCCTCGGCACGCTGGTGATCCTCGCCAACACGACCGCACTGACGCTCTATAGCTTCTCCTGCCATTCGGCGCGCCACCTGCTCGGCGGCGGACTCGACTGCTTCTCGTGCAGTGCCGGTGCCCGCGCGCGCCACGCCGCCTGGAAGGGGGCGAGCGCGCTCAATGCCCGTCACATGCTGTTCGCCTGGATGAGCTTCTTCACGGTCTGCAGCGCAGACCTCTACGTGCGGCTCGTCGCCTCCGGCGTCATCCACGACATGCGCCTGCTCTAG
- a CDS encoding aspartyl protease — protein sequence MDVRGTVSRRDGRGTSIRVRFLVDTGAVYSVLPRRVWHPLGLRPERTAEFSLADGSSIGRGVSECRFTLAGMTATSPVVLGEVDEGPLLGAVTLETLGLMVNPLNRKVYPMRLTLGALPA from the coding sequence ATCGACGTGCGGGGAACGGTTTCGCGCCGGGACGGACGAGGCACGTCGATACGCGTCCGCTTCCTCGTCGATACGGGCGCGGTCTACTCCGTGCTGCCGAGGCGCGTCTGGCACCCCCTCGGGCTCAGGCCGGAGCGGACGGCGGAGTTCAGCCTGGCCGACGGCTCCTCGATCGGCCGCGGTGTCTCCGAGTGCCGCTTCACCCTCGCCGGCATGACGGCGACCTCGCCCGTGGTGCTCGGAGAGGTGGACGAGGGTCCGCTCCTCGGAGCCGTGACGCTCGAGACGCTCGGCTTGATGGTCAACCCGCTCAACCGGAAGGTCTATCCGATGCGCCTGACGCTCGGAGCGCTGCCCGCGTGA
- a CDS encoding response regulator yields MPTVPRLPSPYLEKLLASSPDIIVAVDRTGTIIFYNDGARSTLCYTPEEVLGQHVTRLYPDLAEARKVMSAMRLGYGEPPGQAKNYETVFVTKNGTRIPVAISGGIIRDDEGTETGSVGFAKDLREIRRHDQLALLGEVAVSLAHEINNPLEVIVNNLNLLEGHVAKVSSDADFIVESERLDSIHAALGRIQGIVSKLSELAQGAEYATREYLPGTQMTDLRAQRAGSVERHPAAGEPHDRVLIGIRILVVDDDLGVCQSLRDLLSQEGCTVVVATGGREALKRLETATVDLVLSDVVMPDLDGYELFKLVRERHAGVPVVLMTAFHFDKDHIIKRSRMAGVEDVIYKKPIDPPRLREIIKRHARRPEAAVG; encoded by the coding sequence ATGCCCACCGTACCCCGTCTCCCGTCTCCCTATCTCGAGAAGCTGCTCGCGAGCTCGCCCGACATCATCGTCGCCGTGGACCGCACCGGGACGATCATCTTCTACAACGACGGAGCACGGAGCACGCTCTGCTACACGCCGGAGGAGGTGCTCGGGCAGCACGTGACCCGGCTCTACCCCGACCTCGCGGAGGCCCGCAAGGTCATGAGCGCCATGCGGCTCGGCTACGGCGAACCGCCGGGACAGGCCAAGAACTACGAGACCGTCTTCGTCACCAAGAACGGCACCCGCATCCCCGTTGCGATCTCGGGCGGCATCATCCGCGACGACGAGGGAACGGAGACCGGCTCGGTCGGCTTCGCCAAGGACCTGCGTGAGATCCGCCGCCACGACCAGCTGGCGCTCCTCGGCGAGGTCGCGGTCAGCCTCGCCCACGAGATCAACAACCCCCTCGAGGTCATCGTCAACAACCTGAACCTGCTCGAGGGGCACGTCGCCAAGGTGTCCTCGGACGCGGACTTCATCGTCGAGAGCGAGCGTCTCGACTCCATCCATGCCGCGCTCGGGCGCATCCAGGGGATCGTGAGCAAGCTCTCCGAGCTCGCCCAGGGCGCCGAGTACGCGACGCGGGAGTACCTCCCGGGGACGCAGATGACCGACCTCCGGGCGCAACGCGCCGGCTCGGTCGAGCGGCATCCGGCGGCCGGCGAACCACACGACCGGGTGCTCATCGGCATCCGCATCCTGGTGGTCGACGACGACCTCGGCGTCTGCCAGTCGCTGCGCGATCTCCTCAGCCAGGAGGGCTGCACGGTGGTCGTGGCAACCGGGGGACGGGAGGCGCTGAAGCGCCTGGAGACCGCCACGGTCGACCTCGTGCTGAGCGACGTCGTCATGCCGGACCTCGACGGCTACGAGCTCTTCAAGCTCGTGCGCGAGCGACACGCCGGCGTTCCGGTCGTCCTCATGACGGCCTTCCACTTCGACAAGGACCACATCATCAAGCGGAGCCGGATGGCGGGGGTGGAGGACGTGATCTACAAGAAGCCGATCGACCCGCCGCGGCTGCGCGAGATCATCAAGCGCCACGCGCGGCGCCCGGAAGCAGCGGTCGGCTGA
- a CDS encoding fumarate reductase/succinate dehydrogenase flavoprotein subunit encodes MDRFETQTYDVLVVGAGGAGLRAAIEAAEQGMSVAVVCKSLLGKAHTVMAEGGVAAALATTDARDSWKVHFRDTMRGGKLLNDWRMAQLLAVEAPARVRELEAWGALFDRTPDGRILQRNFGGHQYPRLAHVGDRTGLEMIRTLQDKTVQAPRIDVLMESTVARLLTGDGRITGALAYRRETGRFLLLRTKAAVLATGGIGRAYKINSNSWEYTGDGHALAYDAGADLIGMEFVQFHPTGMVWPLSVRGILVTEGVRGEGGVLKNSRGERFMFRYIPEMFRRDFADTEEEADRWVAEVVAGRKAEARRPPELLTRDVVARAIAQEVREGRGSPHGGAFLDIASRRKPEEIRKKLPSMYQQFLELADVDITREPMEVGPTTHYMMGGVKVDPETQAATVPGLFAAGEVAGGLHGANRLGGNSLSDLLVFGRRAGLGAATYARAVTSEPRVDAGRVDAIAAELLAPFERRAGESPYAVQDALQDMMGTYVGIARSADDLQGALAGIEQLRARAARAGVDGNRQYNPGWHTALDLRNLLTVSEAVTRAALARRESRGAHTRVEYPDSDPQLGRVNVVVRREGDAMTVREEPIPPVPDELRQILEGKD; translated from the coding sequence ATGGACCGCTTCGAGACCCAAACCTACGACGTGCTCGTGGTCGGCGCCGGCGGCGCGGGGCTGCGGGCCGCCATCGAGGCGGCGGAGCAGGGGATGTCCGTGGCGGTCGTCTGCAAGTCGCTCCTCGGGAAGGCGCACACGGTGATGGCCGAGGGAGGTGTGGCCGCGGCGCTCGCCACCACCGACGCCCGCGACAGCTGGAAGGTGCACTTCCGGGACACGATGCGTGGCGGCAAGCTGCTCAACGACTGGCGCATGGCGCAGCTCCTCGCCGTGGAGGCGCCGGCGCGGGTGCGCGAGCTGGAGGCCTGGGGGGCCCTCTTCGACCGCACGCCCGACGGCCGCATCCTGCAGCGGAACTTCGGCGGGCACCAGTACCCGCGGCTCGCCCACGTCGGCGACCGCACGGGGCTCGAGATGATCCGGACCCTGCAGGACAAGACCGTGCAGGCGCCGCGCATCGACGTTCTCATGGAGTCCACCGTCGCCCGGCTGCTGACCGGCGACGGGCGGATCACCGGGGCGCTCGCCTACCGGCGCGAGACCGGGCGGTTCCTCCTGCTCCGCACCAAGGCCGCGGTGCTCGCCACCGGCGGGATCGGCCGTGCCTACAAGATCAACAGCAACTCCTGGGAGTACACGGGCGACGGACACGCGCTGGCCTACGACGCCGGCGCCGACCTGATCGGCATGGAGTTCGTGCAGTTCCACCCCACCGGCATGGTCTGGCCGCTCAGCGTGCGCGGCATCCTGGTGACCGAGGGCGTGCGCGGTGAAGGCGGTGTCCTCAAGAACTCCCGCGGCGAGCGCTTCATGTTCCGCTACATCCCCGAGATGTTCCGCCGGGACTTCGCGGACACGGAGGAGGAGGCGGACCGCTGGGTGGCGGAAGTCGTTGCGGGCCGCAAGGCCGAGGCGCGCCGCCCCCCGGAGCTGCTGACCCGCGACGTGGTCGCTCGCGCCATCGCCCAGGAGGTCCGCGAGGGACGTGGAAGCCCGCACGGCGGGGCGTTCCTCGACATCGCCTCGCGCCGCAAGCCCGAGGAGATCCGCAAGAAGCTGCCGAGCATGTACCAGCAGTTCCTCGAGCTGGCGGACGTCGACATCACGCGCGAGCCGATGGAGGTCGGCCCGACGACGCACTACATGATGGGCGGCGTGAAGGTCGATCCGGAGACCCAGGCGGCCACCGTCCCCGGGCTCTTCGCGGCCGGCGAGGTGGCGGGCGGCCTCCACGGCGCCAACCGCCTCGGCGGCAACTCGCTGAGCGACCTGCTGGTGTTCGGCCGCCGGGCGGGCCTCGGGGCGGCGACGTATGCCCGCGCCGTCACGAGCGAGCCGCGGGTCGACGCCGGCCGGGTCGATGCCATCGCCGCCGAGCTGCTGGCGCCCTTCGAGCGGCGTGCCGGGGAGAGCCCCTATGCGGTGCAGGACGCGCTGCAGGACATGATGGGGACCTACGTCGGCATCGCGCGCAGCGCGGACGACCTCCAGGGGGCGCTCGCCGGGATCGAGCAGCTGCGGGCGCGCGCGGCGCGAGCCGGCGTCGACGGCAACCGCCAGTACAACCCCGGCTGGCACACGGCGCTCGACCTGCGCAACCTGCTCACGGTGAGCGAGGCCGTGACGCGCGCGGCGCTCGCCCGGCGCGAGAGCCGCGGCGCCCACACGCGCGTCGAGTACCCCGACTCGGACCCGCAGCTCGGGCGGGTGAACGTGGTGGTGCGCCGGGAGGGTGATGCGATGACCGTCCGCGAGGAGCCCATCCCGCCGGTCCCGGACGAGCTGCGGCAAATCCTGGAGGGGAAGGACTGA
- a CDS encoding aldo/keto reductase translates to MSGGRSATAAGTAAYREALAREVPASHFRPLDGLLVSSIGLGTYLGEEDDETDRRYGAALVDAANLGCNLFDTAINYRAQRSERVLGQALAALVREGGFPREQIVVCTKGGYIPFDGSVPPDPSAYVRD, encoded by the coding sequence GTGAGCGGCGGCCGGAGCGCGACCGCCGCCGGCACGGCAGCCTACCGCGAGGCCCTCGCGCGGGAGGTCCCGGCGAGCCACTTCCGCCCGCTCGACGGCCTCCTCGTCTCCTCCATCGGCCTCGGCACCTACCTCGGCGAGGAGGACGACGAGACCGACCGGCGCTACGGCGCGGCGCTCGTCGACGCGGCCAACCTCGGCTGCAACCTCTTCGACACCGCGATCAACTACCGCGCGCAGCGCAGCGAGCGTGTGCTCGGCCAGGCGCTCGCCGCCCTCGTCCGGGAGGGCGGCTTCCCGCGCGAGCAGATCGTGGTGTGCACGAAGGGCGGGTACATCCCGTTCGACGGCAGCGTCCCGCCCGACCCCTCGGCCTACGTGCGCGAC